A window from Apostichopus japonicus isolate 1M-3 chromosome 2, ASM3797524v1, whole genome shotgun sequence encodes these proteins:
- the LOC139979910 gene encoding uncharacterized protein produces the protein MVEIIRQTVPIKVLLFVYGFATVTRVVRGLLPPSDAVIESYNLDITVTWKPPSDVNDVQKLLYNVFYADHTSIYLDDSSWLLVPGCLNISLPFCNVSVLIDDLRDFTTKIVLRIEARENGVISDHLQVTLYPDRHVHLSAPTMHVAKVTETFLGVNLLGPESPYYDLAQNEKPLRVEEAASNLKRRIYFLVELDGPNIKMSQNTTAMFPYVEFSQLTPGLSYNISAVTSYRGIFETTYSKRRTIKKVFTTLSDTLHRPVDVELAEESAINCSHPDLRDVLVTWRRPKSAKPITFYDLRFWTHDRKEKAKSYTIRSEVNRTNYSFLLRNLPRWSQIEVIVFANTTFTGCASFNIILFPHSVDDGSSRPENLSFVTNSPDSGIIVWNPPSSCKECIVGYEVSWKLSEAQGTGNASKDTVPPNELQYKLKKKRVADVTLVAVTTLLISGDNMHKTGQQAVLDIQLKESGDIINFYMIIAICLGVLVVSTMLLLILFYKAIKKRRRKDEPTIKAIFSMKKNGSELCIPRPPMTSSVQYSRSIYVREPEIFDELLPIPSSE, from the exons ATGGTTGAAATTATCAGGCAAACGGTTCCTATCAAAGTTTTGCTTTTCGTGTATGGATTTGCAACCGTTACCCGTGTCGTCCGAG GTCTCTTGCCGCCTTCTGATGCCGTGATAGAATCTTATAATTTAGACATTACAGTAACCTGGAAGCCCCCATCAGATGTAAACGACGTTCAGAAATTATTATACAACGTTTTCTATGCTGA CCACACGAGCATTTACCTTGATGATTCTTCTTGGTTACTAGTCCCTGGATGCCTGAATATTTCACTACCATTTTGTAATGTATCAGTTCTTATTGATGACTTAAGAGATTTCACTACAAAAATTGTACTAAGGATTGAAGCCAGAGAAAACGGCGTTATCAGTGACCATCTACAAGTGACCTTGTACCCTGATAGACATG TTCATCTCAGTGCTCCTACGATGCACGTTGCCAAGGTAACCGAGACGTTTCTTGGGGTGAACCTGCTTGGTCCGGAGTCACCATACTATGATCTGGCACAAAACGAGAAACCTTTACGAGTCGAAGAAGCAGCCTCAAACTTAAAAAGACGGATTTATTTTCTCGTGGAATTAGATGGTCCCAATATTAAAATG aGTCAAAATACGACAGCTATGTTTCCATATGTGGAGTTTAGTCAATTAACTCCTGGACTAAGCTATAATATTTCAGCTGTAACCAGTTATCGTGGAATCTTTGAGACAACCTACAGTAAACGGAGAACAATTAAAAAGGTCTTCACAACTCTGAGCG ataCATTACACAGACCAGTCGACGTGGAATTGGCAGAAGAGAGTGCCATCAATTGTAGCCATCCGGATTTAAGAGACGTGCTAGTTACCTGGAGG AGACCTAAATCTGCCAAACCAATTACTTTTTACGACTTGAGATTTTGGACTCACGACCGGAAGGAAAAAGCCAAATCTTACACCATTCGGTCAGAGGTCAATCGTACAAACTATTCTTTCCTGTTACGTAATCTGCCAAGATGGTCACAAATTGAAGTCATTGTATTTGCCAACACAACTTTCACAGGCTGTGCAAGCTTCAATATTATACTCTTCCCACATTCCGTTG ATGACGGTAGTTCCAGACCAGAAAATCTTTCCTTTGTGACAAACTCACCTGATTCCGGGATAATTGTCTGGAATCCTCCCTCATCATGTAAGGAATGCATAGTGGGGTATGAAGTTTCTTGGAAGCTATCAGAGGCACAGGGTACAGGGAACGCCTCAAAGGACACTGTGCCACCCAATGAGTTGCAATATAAGCTAAAAAAGAAAAGGGTAGCTGACGTGACGTTAGTTGCGGTGACCACCCTCCTCATCAGCGGGGATAATATGCATAAAACAGGCCAACAAGCTGTCCTTGATATTCAATTAAAAG AGTCTGGTGATATTATTAACTTCTATATGATAATTGCAATATGTCTGGGAGTGTTGGTCGTCTCTACGATGTTACTACTTATACTATTTTATAAAGCTATAAAGAAACGGAGGCGGAAAGATGAACCAACCATTAAAGCAATTTTTTCTATGAAGAAAAATGGGTCAGAG TTATGTATACCTCGTCCACCTATGACGTCATCTGTACAGTACAGCCGTTCTATCTACGTCCGAGAGCCTGAGATATTCGACGAGCTGTTACCCATACCGTCGTCCGAATGA